Proteins encoded by one window of Perca fluviatilis chromosome 13, GENO_Pfluv_1.0, whole genome shotgun sequence:
- the LOC120570813 gene encoding lens fiber membrane intrinsic protein-like isoform X1, producing the protein MVPLKKSCSAAAPLSQLKMYSFMGGGLFCAIVGNILLVVSTATDYWMQYRLSGSYAHQGLWRYCMSNKCYMQTDSIAYWNATRAFMILSGMSCFAGIIAGIMSFAHFSSFERFNRSFAAGIMFFVSTFFVLLGMAIYTGVTVNFLGRRFGDWRFSWSYILGWVAMLMNFFAGIFYICAYRMCECRRGNGPR; encoded by the exons ATGGTTCCACTAAAGAAAAg TTGCTCTGCAGCAGCCCCGTTATCTCAGCTCAAGATGTACAGCTTCATGGGAGGAGGCCTGTTCTGTGCTATTGTTGGTAATATCCTGTTGGTGGTCTCCACTGCAACTGACTACTGGATGCAGTACCGTCTCTCTGGAAGCTATGCCCACCAGGGTCTGTGGAGGTACTGCATGTCCAACAAGTGCTACATGCAAACTGACAGCATAG CTTACTGGAATGCCACCAGGGCCTTCATGATCCTTTCAGGGATGTCATGCTTTGCAGGCATTATCGCTGGCATCATGTCATTCGCTCACTTCTCCTCCTTTGAAAGGTTCAACCGCTCCTTTGCTGCAGGAATCATGTTTTTTGTCTCCA CTTTCTTTGTTCTGCTGGGTATGGCCATTTATACTGGAGTGACCGTCAACTTCCTGGGGAGGCGCTTTGGTGACTGGCGCTTCTCCTGGTCCTACATACTGGGCTGGGTGGCCATGCTCATGAACTTCTTTGCAG GTATTTTCTACATATGTGCTTACAGAATGTGTGAATGCAGGAGAGGAAATGGCCCACGCTAG
- the LOC120570813 gene encoding lens fiber membrane intrinsic protein-like isoform X2, with protein MYSFMGGGLFCAIVGNILLVVSTATDYWMQYRLSGSYAHQGLWRYCMSNKCYMQTDSIAYWNATRAFMILSGMSCFAGIIAGIMSFAHFSSFERFNRSFAAGIMFFVSTFFVLLGMAIYTGVTVNFLGRRFGDWRFSWSYILGWVAMLMNFFAGIFYICAYRMCECRRGNGPR; from the exons ATGTACAGCTTCATGGGAGGAGGCCTGTTCTGTGCTATTGTTGGTAATATCCTGTTGGTGGTCTCCACTGCAACTGACTACTGGATGCAGTACCGTCTCTCTGGAAGCTATGCCCACCAGGGTCTGTGGAGGTACTGCATGTCCAACAAGTGCTACATGCAAACTGACAGCATAG CTTACTGGAATGCCACCAGGGCCTTCATGATCCTTTCAGGGATGTCATGCTTTGCAGGCATTATCGCTGGCATCATGTCATTCGCTCACTTCTCCTCCTTTGAAAGGTTCAACCGCTCCTTTGCTGCAGGAATCATGTTTTTTGTCTCCA CTTTCTTTGTTCTGCTGGGTATGGCCATTTATACTGGAGTGACCGTCAACTTCCTGGGGAGGCGCTTTGGTGACTGGCGCTTCTCCTGGTCCTACATACTGGGCTGGGTGGCCATGCTCATGAACTTCTTTGCAG GTATTTTCTACATATGTGCTTACAGAATGTGTGAATGCAGGAGAGGAAATGGCCCACGCTAG
- the LOC120571624 gene encoding ubiquilin-4-like: MADQGAADPGNNNNNTPEASEGTIIKVTVKTPKDKEEIAIAEDASVTQFKEEISRRFKAKQDQLVLIFAGKILKDGDSLSQHGIKDGLTVHLVIKTAHKAGDGGSTSASSSTSTQAGNTSTSSPSTNPSSTAGSTGTAAPPTQTPNILTGFGDLAGLAGMGMGSANFMELQQQMQRQLMSNPEMLSQIMENPLVQNMMSNPDLMRQMIMANPQMQQLMERNPEISHMLNNPELMRQTMELARNPAMMQEMMRNQDRALSNLESIPGGYNALRRMYTDIQEPMFSAAREQFGSNPFSALGGNSESGAQPSRTENREPLPNPWGPPNSSNPSESGGATTGSTSTTGGTNPSVSNPLGINPASLGNGMFNSPGMQSLLQQISENPQLMQNMLSAPYMRSMMQSLSQNPELASQVLMNNPLFAGNPQLQEQFRSQLPIFLQQMQNPEALSVMTNPRAMQALMQIQQGLQTLQTEAPGLMPSLMTGGVPGGIPGGIPGGIPGGIPGGIPGGMPGGMPGGMPGGIAGGIPGIPTGGGMPTENPASSPSSAGTNAAQQQLMQQMLQMFAGGGGGGSATTQTPEVRFQSQLDQLSAMGFINREANLQALIATGGDINAAIERLLGSQPS; this comes from the exons ATGGCTGACCAAGGCGCCGCAGATCCTggtaataacaacaataatacacCTGAAGCATCGGAGGGAACTATTATTAAGGTCACAGTAAAAACCCCTAAAGACAAAGAAGAAATCGCCATCGCAGAAGATGCTTCTGTCACTCAG TTTAAAGAAGAGATCTCGAGGCGGTTCAAAGCCAAACAGGACCAGTTGGTTCTGATTTTTGCAGGGAAGATCTTGAAGGATGGCGACAGCCTCAGCCAACACGGCATCAAGGATGGCCTGACGGTTCACCTGGTCATAAAGACAGCACACAA GGCTGGAGATGGCGGTAGCACCTCGGCCTCTAGCTCAACCTCCACTCAAGCAGGCAATACCTCCACCTCTAGTCCAAGTACCAACCCCTCGTCCACAGCAGGCTCTACTGGCACTGCTGCACCACCCACACAGACGCCCAACATACTGA CTGGCTTTGGTGACCTGGCTGGCCTAGCTGGAATGGGCATGGGCTCAGCTAACTTCatggagctgcagcagcagatgcAGAGGCAACTCATGTCCAACCCAGAGATGCTTTCTCAGATCATGGAGAACCCGTTGGTGCAGAACATGATGTCCAACCCAGACCTGATGAGACAGATGATCATGGCCAACCCTCAGATGCAACAGCTGATGGAACGCAACCCTGAGATCTCCCACATGCTCAACAACCCTGAGCTCATGAGACAG ACCATGGAGCTAGCTAGGAACCCGGCCATGATGCAGGAAATGATGCGGAACCAGGACCGGGCTCTGAGCAACTTGGAGAGCATCCCAGGAGGTTACAATGCCTTGCGGAGGATGTACACCGACATCCAGGAACCCATGTTCAGCGCTGCCAGGGAACAG TTTGGTAGCAACCCATTTTCAGCTCTAGGTGGGAATTCTGAGTCTGGTGCCCAGCCATCACGGACAGAGAACCGGGAGCCCCTGCCTAATCCATGGGGGCCACCAAATTCTTCTAACCCCTCTGAGAGTGGAGGGGCCACCACAGGAAGCACGAGCACCACTGGGGGCACCAACCCCAGTGTGTCCAACCCTCTGGGCATCAATCCTGCCAGTCTGGGCAATG GGATGTTCAACAGCCCAGGCATGCAGAGTTTACTGCAGCAGATCTCGGAAAACCCTCAGTTGATGCAGAACATGCTGTCCGCTCCCTACATGCGCAGTATGATGCAGTCACTGTCTCAAAACCCAGAGTTGGCCTCCCAG GTTTTGATGAATAACCCCTTGTTTGCTGGAAACCCACAGCTGCAGGAACAGTTCAGATCTCAGTTGCCCATCTTTCTGCAGCAG ATGCAGAACCCAGAAGCCCTGTCAGTGATGACCAATCCACGGGCCATGCAAGCTCTAATGCAGATCCAACAGGGTCTACAGACACTGCAGACAGAAGCACCAGGCCTAATGCCCAG TTTAATGACTGGTGGAGTTCCTGGTGGAATTCCCGGTGGAATTCCTGGTGGAATTCCTGGTGGAATTCCTGGTGGAATTCCCGGTGGAATGCCTGGTGGAATGCCTGGTGGAATGCCCGGTGGAATCGCTGGTGGAATTCCTGGCATACCCACAGGTGGGGGCATGCCCACAGAGAACCCGGCCTCCTCACCCAGCAGTGCAGGAACGAACGCCGCCCAGCAGCAGCTGATGCAACAGATGCTCCAGATGTTtgctggaggaggtggaggaggaagtgcaaCG ACCCAGACCCCAGAGGTGAGGTTCCAGTCCCAGCTGGATCAGCTGAGCGCCATGGGCTTCATCAACCGCGAGGCCAACCTGCAGGCCCTCATCGCTACTGGAGGAGACATCAATGCCGCCATCGAGAGACTGCTGGGCTCACAGCCCTCGtaa
- the LOC120571625 gene encoding ras-related protein Rab-25-like: protein MGSDESYNFVFKVVLIGESGVGKSNLLSRFTKNEFNRDSRTTIGVEFSTRTVQLDNYAIKAQIWDTAGLERYRAITSAYYRGAVGALLVYDISKHLTYESVDRWLKELFDHADPHIVVMLVGNKKDLDTLRTVPTEEAKDFAEKRGLMFMETSALDSTNVENAFSEVLKAIHKKVASREVTRGSICAVTLSNPTSEAQEGRRNCCKSS, encoded by the exons ATGGGGTCTGATGAGTCGTATAATTTTGTCTTCAAAG TGGTTTTGATAGGGGAGTCTGGCGTAGGAAAGAGCAACCTTCTGTCTCGCTTTACCAAGAATGAGTTCAATCGTGACAGTCGCACCACCATTGGCGTCGAGTTCAGCACGCGGACTGTTCAGCTGGACAACTACGCCATCAAAGCTCAAATCTGGGACACAGCGGGGTTGGAGCGCTACAGGGCTATCACCTCAGC GTATTACAGGGGAGCAGTTGGCGCACTGTTGGTCTACGACATTAGCAAACACCTGACCTATGAGAGCGTAGATCGATGGTTGAAAGAGCTGTTCGACCATGCTGACCCTCACATCGTGGTCATGTTGGTGGGAAACAAAAAAGACCTGGATACCCTTAGGACCGTGCCTACAGAGGAGGCCAAGGACTTTGCAG AGAAGAGAGGTCTCATGTTCATGGAGACATCAGCGTTGGACTCCACCAATGTCGAAAATGCTTTCAGTGAAGTCCTCAAAG CGATCCATAAGAAGGTGGCCAGCAGAGAGGTGACCCGTGGCTCCATCTGTGCTGTAACCCTGTCCAACCCCACCAGCGAGGCACAGGAGGGGCGCAGAAACTGCTGCAAGAGCTCCTAA